The window CGTTTTTCACACTGGCTGGCGCCGCGCAGACGTCCGCCGCCGAGACGTCCTTAACCAGTCAAGCCGCCGCAGCGGTAGCCCAGACCGCCAACTACATCACCACCCGAGACGGCGCACAGATCTACTACAAAGACTGGGGCCCCAAAGACGCACCCGTGGTGGTCTTCAGTCATGGCTGGCCGCTGAGTTCGGATAGCTGGGAGTCGCAAATGCTGTTCCTGGCTGACAAAGGGTATCGCGTTGTGGCGCATGACCGTCGCGGCCACGGTCGCTCCAGTCAGCCCTGGGAAGGCAATGATATGGATCATTATGCGGACGACCTCGCCGCCGTGATCGAAACACTGGACCTGAAGGACGTCACTCTGGTGGGATTCTCTACTGGCGGGGGCGAAGTGGCGCGCTATATCGGTCGGCACGGAACGCAGCGGGTCAAAAAGGCGGCCTTGATCTCCGCAGTGACGCCCCTGATGTTGAAGACGGACAGCAATCCCATCGGTTTGCCGCTGCAAATGTTTGACGATATCCGCAATGCGTCTCTCAAAGATCGCTCCCAGCTCTATCTGGATATCGCATCGGGCCCATTCTTCGGCTTCAATCGTCCCGGCGCTCAAACGTCTCAAGGGATGATTCAGTCATTCTGGGCCCAGGGCATGCAAGGCGGACACAAGAGCACCTACGACTCAATCGCCGCGTTCTCCGCCACGGATTTCCGCGATGACCTGAAGAAGTTCGACATCCAAACGCTGATCGTGCACGGCGACGACGACCAGATCGTCCCCATCGACGCCTCCGCCCGCGCCGCGGTGAAACTGATCAAAAACGCCAAACTCATTGAATACCCAGGCGCGCCCCATGGCCTCACAGATACTCATAAAGATCGGCTGAATCAGGATTTGCTGAGTTTTTTGCAACATTAAGTTGAACTTGCCAGCCGCCTCAAATTGTTGGGGCGGCTCATTCGCTCATAACAAGATCGTTTAACTCGTTCGCTCCGATAACTTGTCCACCCAATCCCACGGAATCAAAGACTCAAACCCCGCATATGAAGACGCTCTTTCCAGCTCGCGCATCAGTTTTTCGTCGATATCCGTTTGAGCTACTCTGGCAATGCCTCTCAACGCCTCCATGCGAACGAAAAGGTCTTCCGTTTTATCTCGCAACAGGTCGTTGAGCGTGAGAAGGACTGCTGGGTCTTTTGTCCCTGCGTAATACCCCACCCAGTTGATAAGCGCCGTCGCTCTGACGTCGTCGTCTTCACCTTTATTCATCAAAGGGATCAGTTCATGTTTGAAGTCCGGTATGCTCCAGCAGGTTCCGAGCACCATAATGGCGGCGCGCTGGAGATCCGGCTCCGGGTGCTGCAGAAAGCGCCTGACATCTTCCATCAGCTCGTAACAGTCGGTTTTGCCAATATCAATTAACGCATCATAAATGTCGTCAATATCTTCAGAGGCAAGTTTTTCTTTGAGCCTGATGATATTCACCCTACAGTCCTGTCGATATTCATGTTTTTTCTGATTGGTCGGCTCTTGGCCCACCTAGCGGCAAAAGAGAGACCTCAACATAAGAGCCCTCTCTTCTATTGCAAAAACGCCACAAAAGTTTCACCAAATATTCTACAAACACCGCGACACCGACTTCTAGAATTAACAGGGTTAGCGGTAGACCTTTTGTGTAAGTAATGCCTCGGAATCAGCAGGCGTCTCTCGCCGCCTTGCTAAAAGGGAAGTCCAGGAGTGACAGGGTTCAAGCTAACCTGGAATCACCTCCGCATAAATGCTGAAGACTGAACTAACACCTCTTGGGGGCGGCCCAGCCCCCGTTTTTATTAATCAGGCAGACAAATAGCTTCCTTCTATTTGTCTGCAACGACAGGGCCTGCACAGGTCTGGCCTTGTCGCCGCGCAGGCGCGTCCATGCGCCTGGTGATTAACATGCCAATATCATTGCCATGTTAACAATCTCCACAAACTGGTATCCGCCAACTGAAGAAAGCCGCACAGTTGGAGCCTCTTAGATCGCCCTATCAACGCCTTCAACGTTGGACTTTCGATACAATCCCACGCTTTCGGTTCAGCCGTCTGTAGCTATCCAAACGATAAGGGTTCGCCTCCCGATAGGCGTCCAACGGCGCCAACATGGTCCCACCGCGATTCAAGGCGTTGTCGATAACCTCAACAATGCGCCGGTTCGGCCAGGGCTTGCAGGTGATCTTTAGCAACTCGTTAAAAGCGTCGTCTTCCCGGCCCGCCCCATGTATTAACGCCAAAGCGCCGTACCCTATGGCTGTGGAGCGGCTCACGCCGGCATGGCAGTGGATGACCAGGCGGTTTTCGGAGCTCTCAAGAATCGCCTGCAGGGTGTTCAGGACGTCGCTGATCACCGCGTCAAAGTGGTGAGTGGCTTCCGCTCTCTCCTGGTCAAATATTCTTATGACGTGATGCGCTTCCACATGAGCGACCAGCTTGGGTATCGCCTGTTCGCTGATATCAGGATCAAGCAGAGAAATAACGTGTGTCGCCTGCCAGGCTTTCGCCAACGCTTCCACACGGTATAAACATGAAATTTGCAACGGCCAGACAGAATCGGTAGTGGTCACAACAATATCCTTATTGGTCATGGGCTTGATTGCGCCAGAGCCTACCAGCCGCAGCAGAAGCTTGACAACCTCTGCGTCCAGCCGGACCGACCGGACGCAGACTTGTTTTTATACCGACAACAATACCGCCCCGACAGTCTGCCCGCTTTGCAGCAAAGTATGGGCCTGGGAGGCCTGCTCCAAGGGAATTTTATCCGCGATATCCACGGTCAGTCCATTCGCCAGTTGCTCCATGACCGCATTGCCGCTGATCCGGTAATGGTGTAGATCCGCCATATGCAGCAGCACGCTGGGGCGGGTGAATTGAATCGCTCGCGCCATGGTTTCCATCGGCAGACTCTGCAACATGCCAGAGGGCTGCCCAATGCCGGCGACTGTACCAAAGGCCCCGGCGCTCGCCAGACTTTTCGCCAGTGTGTCCGCGCCAACGCCGTCGATAACGTAGTCTACGCCAGCGCCGTCAGTGAGCCTCTGCACGGCTTCAGCAAAGTCCTGCTCGCGATACAGAATCACGTCGTCGTAGCCTTTACAGCGGGCGATCTCAGCCTTTTCCGCACTCCCTACGGTCCCGATCAGTCTCACGCCGAGTTTGCTCGCCCACTGACCCAATACCTGCCCCAGCCCACCTGCGGCAGCGTGAACCAGCATCGACTCGCCAGCCGCGACGGGTCTAACCCGGTTCAATAGCATGTGAGCGGTCATTCCCCGCAATAGTGCAGACGCCGCCGCTTCATCAGAGACTGAGTCTGGAACGGGTAATAATCTCTCCGCCGCAACATTACGATGACTGGCGTAACTTCCTAACGGAAAGCCGGCATAGGCGACGCGTTGGCCAAGACTCAACTCTGTCACGCCATCTCCCAACGCTTCAATCACACCTACCGCCTCAACGCCCAATACGCGGGGCTCATCGGTGATGGGATAAAGTCCGCAACGGAAGTAGATGTCCACGAAGTTCACTCCCACCATACTGTGACGGAGGCGCACTTCTCCCGGAGCTGGAGGCGATAGTTGAAAGGTCGCTGGCCGTAATACGGACGGCTCGCCAATTTGGGACATTTCTATACGGATAGGCGTACTCATTCTGAACTCCTTAGTGCTCATACTGTAGTGGGTGTCCTGTTAGCTCCCTGTTAGCTAGGCAAACTTTAACTGCGGCATGCTTTGTAGAAAATTCCCCAAAATCACACAGTATTTGTGCATAATTGCACAATGAAATCGATTAACTGGGATGACATTCGCTATTTCCTGGCGCTGGCGGAAGCAGGCGGCCTGTCCGCCGCTGCGCGCACGCTTTCTGTCGAGCACAGCACCGTTGCGCGTCGGGTGGGTATGTTGGAGCGGGAATTGGAAGTGAAGCTGTTTGATCGTCTGCCGCGACGCTGGCGTCTCACTGAAGACGGTCAAAACTTTTTGGAGCCTGCGCGGCGGATGGCGTCCCAGGCGCAAAGCTTTACTCGCATCGCAGACGGCATGTCCGGGTTATCGGGCAGCGTGCGTATTTCAACGCCGCCATTGCTGGCCAGCCTGATACTGGCGCCGCGTTTGAGTGAGTTGCGTAAACAGTTACCGCAAATTGAGTTGGAGCTGGTGAGCGATCTGCAAAACGCCGATCTCCATGAACGCGAAGCGGATATCGCCTTGCGTATGCGCCGCCCGGAGCAGCCGGATTTGGCGGCGCGCCCCTTGGCCAGCTTGCAGTATGGCCTTTATGGCGGCCACGACTATCTGGCGACGCGTTCCCAGGAGCAATGGGAGTACATCGGTTACGAACGCAGCATGCAGTCCGCTCCGCAGCAACAATGGCTGGATACACTACCCCACTCGCCGCTGGTTTTCCGCTCCAATGATCTGAACGTGCTCGCCAGCGCGATTGTCGGCGGCGTAGGCGTTGGCGTCTTACCCTGTTTCATGGAGCGCTTTTATCCTCAGTTACAACTCATCCGTGAACCAGCCTGTCCGATTGT is drawn from Hahella sp. KA22 and contains these coding sequences:
- a CDS encoding alpha/beta fold hydrolase; this translates as MKSLTRPLSALTLAFFTLAGAAQTSAAETSLTSQAAAAVAQTANYITTRDGAQIYYKDWGPKDAPVVVFSHGWPLSSDSWESQMLFLADKGYRVVAHDRRGHGRSSQPWEGNDMDHYADDLAAVIETLDLKDVTLVGFSTGGGEVARYIGRHGTQRVKKAALISAVTPLMLKTDSNPIGLPLQMFDDIRNASLKDRSQLYLDIASGPFFGFNRPGAQTSQGMIQSFWAQGMQGGHKSTYDSIAAFSATDFRDDLKKFDIQTLIVHGDDDQIVPIDASARAAVKLIKNAKLIEYPGAPHGLTDTHKDRLNQDLLSFLQH
- a CDS encoding HEAT repeat domain-containing protein, which encodes MNIIRLKEKLASEDIDDIYDALIDIGKTDCYELMEDVRRFLQHPEPDLQRAAIMVLGTCWSIPDFKHELIPLMNKGEDDDVRATALINWVGYYAGTKDPAVLLTLNDLLRDKTEDLFVRMEALRGIARVAQTDIDEKLMRELERASSYAGFESLIPWDWVDKLSERTS
- a CDS encoding protein tyrosine phosphatase, whose translation is MTTTDSVWPLQISCLYRVEALAKAWQATHVISLLDPDISEQAIPKLVAHVEAHHVIRIFDQERAEATHHFDAVISDVLNTLQAILESSENRLVIHCHAGVSRSTAIGYGALALIHGAGREDDAFNELLKITCKPWPNRRIVEVIDNALNRGGTMLAPLDAYREANPYRLDSYRRLNRKRGIVSKVQR
- a CDS encoding quinone oxidoreductase; this encodes MSTPIRIEMSQIGEPSVLRPATFQLSPPAPGEVRLRHSMVGVNFVDIYFRCGLYPITDEPRVLGVEAVGVIEALGDGVTELSLGQRVAYAGFPLGSYASHRNVAAERLLPVPDSVSDEAAASALLRGMTAHMLLNRVRPVAAGESMLVHAAAGGLGQVLGQWASKLGVRLIGTVGSAEKAEIARCKGYDDVILYREQDFAEAVQRLTDGAGVDYVIDGVGADTLAKSLASAGAFGTVAGIGQPSGMLQSLPMETMARAIQFTRPSVLLHMADLHHYRISGNAVMEQLANGLTVDIADKIPLEQASQAHTLLQSGQTVGAVLLSV
- a CDS encoding LysR family transcriptional regulator, which gives rise to MKSINWDDIRYFLALAEAGGLSAAARTLSVEHSTVARRVGMLERELEVKLFDRLPRRWRLTEDGQNFLEPARRMASQAQSFTRIADGMSGLSGSVRISTPPLLASLILAPRLSELRKQLPQIELELVSDLQNADLHEREADIALRMRRPEQPDLAARPLASLQYGLYGGHDYLATRSQEQWEYIGYERSMQSAPQQQWLDTLPHSPLVFRSNDLNVLASAIVGGVGVGVLPCFMERFYPQLQLIREPACPIVRELWLVIHPDLRRSPRVRKVADALIALFETGVI